A stretch of Halostagnicola kamekurae DNA encodes these proteins:
- a CDS encoding acyl-CoA thioesterase, with the protein MSDEFTLSIPVRFRDIDRLNHVNNAVYSTYLEEARFAYLESVLDVDVTEFELVIVNLELSFRRPISLDDDLEVAVSVTDLGETSWTMDYEFRVDGSVVATGETTNVHFDPETDRPKPLPAEIREPLLEREPGLEAGSLDENDAS; encoded by the coding sequence ATGAGCGACGAATTCACGCTGTCTATTCCCGTGCGCTTTCGGGACATCGACCGGTTGAACCACGTCAACAACGCGGTGTACTCGACGTACCTCGAGGAGGCCAGATTCGCGTATCTGGAGTCGGTCCTCGACGTCGACGTGACCGAGTTCGAACTCGTCATCGTGAACCTCGAGCTTTCCTTTCGCCGACCGATCTCCCTCGACGACGACCTCGAGGTCGCCGTGTCAGTAACCGACCTCGGCGAGACGAGCTGGACGATGGATTACGAGTTCAGGGTCGATGGGAGTGTCGTTGCCACCGGCGAGACGACGAACGTCCACTTCGATCCGGAAACCGACCGTCCAAAGCCACTTCCCGCGGAGATTCGAGAGCCGTTACTCGAACGCGAACCCGGACTCGAAGCTGGGTCGCTCGACGAAAACGACGCGTCGTGA